A single Inediibacterium massiliense DNA region contains:
- a CDS encoding HAMP domain-containing sensor histidine kinase gives MDMLRNRELCQLAILFSLIVATTVTLGFAINTAAGILAIASAVAFGTVFFAFTKARYKSIAQISDQIDLVLHNADHLYIGESEEGELSILQSEITKMTLRIREQNDALKKEKEHLADSLADIAHQLRTPLTSVSLILSLLENNSDENERKALIRETKELFVQMDWLLTSLLKLSRLDAGIVVFQSKQIDVNTLISAALHPFLIPIELHNIVLQIDVSKGIIIQGDSGWLSEAIQNILKNCIESAGNNGKIEIVCTDNPLFTEIAIHDSGAGFEKEDLPCLFDRFYRGKNADATGYGIGLALCKMIITRQGGTITAQNHLQGGAIFAIRFPK, from the coding sequence ATGGATATGCTTCGGAATAGAGAGCTTTGTCAGCTTGCAATTTTGTTCTCCTTAATAGTTGCCACCACTGTAACTCTGGGATTTGCAATTAATACGGCAGCTGGAATCCTTGCTATTGCTTCTGCTGTCGCCTTTGGAACAGTGTTTTTTGCGTTTACCAAAGCTCGATATAAAAGTATTGCGCAGATTTCAGATCAAATCGATCTTGTACTTCATAACGCTGACCATCTGTATATTGGTGAATCGGAAGAGGGAGAACTTTCTATTTTGCAAAGTGAGATAACAAAAATGACACTACGTATTCGGGAGCAAAACGATGCACTGAAAAAAGAAAAAGAACATCTTGCCGATTCGCTGGCTGACATAGCTCACCAACTCCGCACCCCTCTTACATCCGTGAGCCTTATTCTGTCATTGTTAGAGAATAACTCTGATGAAAATGAACGGAAAGCATTGATACGGGAAACAAAGGAATTGTTTGTACAGATGGATTGGCTGCTTACTTCCCTGTTGAAATTATCCCGCCTGGACGCGGGCATTGTGGTGTTCCAAAGCAAGCAGATAGATGTGAATACTTTGATAAGCGCTGCGCTTCACCCATTTTTGATCCCAATAGAGCTGCACAATATTGTTTTACAAATAGACGTGTCGAAAGGGATAATCATTCAGGGCGATTCTGGTTGGCTTTCGGAAGCAATTCAAAACATCCTCAAAAATTGCATAGAAAGCGCAGGCAATAACGGGAAGATTGAGATTGTTTGCACGGACAACCCATTGTTTACCGAGATTGCCATCCACGACAGCGGCGCGGGCTTTGAAAAAGAAGATTTACCTTGCTTGTTTGACAGGTTCTATCGTGGGAAAAACGCAGATGCGACAGGATATGGGATCGGATTGGCTCTTTGCAAGATGATTATAACACGGCAGGGTGGGACGATTACCGCCCAAAATCACCTGCAGGGTGGCGCGATATTTGCCATTCGTTTCCCAAAGTGA
- a CDS encoding ABC transporter ATP-binding protein, with the protein MEFLKIENLCKVYGKGENQVTALDHVSLTIEKGEFTAIIGSSGSGKSTLLHIIGGVDVPTSGKVYLNGQDVYAQSNEKLAIFRRRQVGLIYQFHNLIPTLNVVENMTLPILMDKRKVNKERLNDLLELLGLKDRRTHLPNQLSGGQQQRVSIGRALMNAPAVMLADEPTGSLDSRNGHEIIKLLKLSNKQYGQTLIIVTHDENIALQADRIIGISDGKVVRDERVRP; encoded by the coding sequence ATGGAATTTTTAAAAATTGAAAATCTATGTAAGGTATACGGAAAGGGAGAAAACCAAGTTACCGCCCTCGACCATGTTTCGCTTACAATTGAAAAAGGGGAGTTTACCGCAATCATCGGTTCCTCCGGCTCCGGCAAATCCACATTGCTTCACATCATCGGCGGTGTGGATGTGCCCACAAGCGGAAAAGTGTATTTGAATGGGCAGGATGTATATGCCCAAAGCAATGAAAAACTCGCCATCTTCCGCAGGAGGCAGGTCGGGCTTATTTACCAGTTTCACAACCTCATTCCCACTCTGAATGTGGTGGAAAACATGACCTTGCCTATACTGATGGACAAACGGAAGGTTAACAAGGAACGACTGAATGACTTGTTGGAACTGCTGGGGCTAAAAGACCGAAGAACGCATTTACCCAATCAGCTTTCGGGCGGTCAGCAACAGCGTGTTTCTATAGGACGCGCTTTGATGAACGCCCCGGCGGTCATGCTTGCCGACGAACCCACAGGCAGTTTGGATAGCCGGAATGGACATGAGATTATCAAATTGCTGAAATTAAGCAATAAACAATATGGGCAGACCCTTATCATCGTCACACATGACGAAAATATCGCACTACAAGCAGACCGCATTATCGGCATATCCGACGGAAAAGTAGTGCGAGACGAGAGGGTGAGACCATGA